In Pseudomonas fluorescens, a genomic segment contains:
- a CDS encoding ABC transporter permease subunit produces the protein MDGIFLQQLVNGLTLGSVYGLIAIGYTMVYGIIGMINFAHGEVYMISAYLAAISLALLAYFGIESFPLLILGTLIFTVVVTGVYGWVIERVAYKPLRNSTRLAPLISAIGISLILQNYAQIAQGAKQQGIPTLLAGAWRVDIGSGFVQLTYTKIFILVAAFAGMALLTYIIKYTKLGRMCRATQQDRKMASILGINTDRVISYVFIIGAAMAALAGVLITLNYGTFDFYAGFIIGIKAFTAAVLGGIGSLPGAMLGGIILGISESLFSGLINSDYKDVFSFSLLVVILIFRPQGLLGRPLVAKV, from the coding sequence ATGGATGGTATTTTCCTGCAGCAACTGGTCAACGGCCTGACCCTCGGGTCGGTCTATGGCCTGATCGCCATCGGCTACACAATGGTCTATGGCATCATTGGCATGATCAACTTCGCCCATGGCGAGGTTTATATGATTTCCGCTTACCTCGCGGCGATCAGTCTGGCACTGCTGGCTTACTTCGGCATCGAATCCTTCCCACTGCTCATTCTCGGCACCCTGATCTTCACCGTGGTCGTCACTGGCGTTTACGGTTGGGTCATTGAACGTGTCGCCTACAAACCGCTGCGCAACTCCACCCGACTGGCACCGCTGATCAGCGCCATCGGGATCTCCCTGATCCTGCAGAACTACGCGCAGATCGCCCAGGGTGCGAAACAACAAGGCATTCCAACCCTGCTGGCCGGCGCCTGGCGCGTCGACATCGGCAGTGGGTTCGTCCAGCTCACGTACACCAAGATCTTCATCCTCGTGGCGGCGTTTGCCGGCATGGCGTTGCTCACCTACATCATCAAGTACACCAAGCTCGGCCGCATGTGCCGCGCCACCCAGCAAGACCGCAAGATGGCCTCGATCCTGGGGATCAACACCGACCGCGTGATCTCCTACGTGTTTATCATCGGTGCCGCCATGGCGGCCCTGGCCGGCGTGCTGATCACCCTCAACTACGGCACGTTCGACTTCTACGCCGGCTTCATCATCGGCATCAAGGCGTTTACCGCAGCGGTACTCGGCGGCATCGGTTCCCTGCCTGGGGCCATGCTCGGCGGGATCATCCTGGGTATTTCCGAGTCGTTGTTCTCGGGGTTGATCAACTCTGACTACAAAGACGTGTTCAGTTTCTCCCTGTTGGTGGTGATTCTGATTTTCCGTCCTCAGGGCCTGCTTGGTCGCCCACTCGTGGCGAAGGTGTAA
- the livM gene encoding high-affinity branched-chain amino acid ABC transporter permease LivM encodes MSAAKPIDIKKSVVDTILAGLISLIVFGPIVGVVLDGYSFNLEPARVATLVAIVMAGRFALSLFLQTPKGLKILQGFESSGSGVHVLPPDYKSRLRWIIPVLIVIAIVFPIFANKYLLTVVILGLIYVLLGLGLNIVVGLAGLLDLGYVAFYAIGAYGLALGYQYLGLGFWTVLPLAAICAALAGCILGFPVLRMHGDYLAIVTLGFGEIIRLVLNNWLSFTGGPNGMPVPSPTFLGLEFGRKAKDGGIPFHEFFGIDYNPNIKFMFIYIVLFLVVLAVLYIKHRLTRMPVGRAWEALREDEIACRSMGLNHVLVKLSAFTIGASTAGLAGVFFASYQGFVNPSSFTFFESALILAIVVLGGMGSTVGVVIAAFVLTVAPELLRSFSEYRVLLFGVLMVVMMIWRPRGLIRISRTGVTPRKGVAP; translated from the coding sequence ATGTCTGCTGCCAAACCTATCGATATCAAGAAAAGTGTGGTCGATACGATCCTTGCCGGGCTTATTTCGCTGATCGTATTCGGTCCGATCGTCGGCGTGGTCCTCGACGGCTACAGCTTTAACCTGGAACCTGCGCGCGTGGCCACCTTGGTCGCCATCGTGATGGCCGGCCGCTTTGCCCTCAGCCTGTTCCTGCAAACCCCCAAAGGCCTGAAGATTCTGCAAGGCTTCGAAAGCAGTGGCTCCGGCGTGCACGTACTGCCACCGGACTACAAGTCGCGGCTGCGCTGGATCATCCCGGTGTTGATCGTGATCGCCATCGTGTTCCCGATCTTCGCCAACAAATACCTGCTGACCGTGGTGATCCTCGGGTTGATCTACGTGTTGCTGGGCCTGGGCCTGAACATCGTGGTCGGCCTGGCCGGCTTGCTCGACCTGGGTTACGTGGCGTTCTACGCCATCGGTGCCTACGGCCTGGCGCTGGGCTACCAGTACCTCGGCCTGGGCTTCTGGACGGTGCTGCCCCTGGCAGCCATCTGTGCGGCGCTGGCGGGGTGCATACTCGGATTCCCGGTGTTGCGAATGCACGGTGACTACCTGGCCATCGTGACCCTGGGCTTTGGTGAAATCATTCGGTTGGTGCTGAACAACTGGCTGTCATTTACCGGCGGCCCGAACGGTATGCCGGTGCCTTCGCCAACCTTCCTCGGCCTGGAGTTCGGGCGCAAGGCGAAGGATGGCGGGATTCCGTTCCATGAGTTCTTCGGCATCGATTACAACCCCAACATCAAGTTCATGTTCATCTACATCGTGCTGTTCCTGGTGGTGCTGGCTGTGCTGTACATCAAGCACCGTCTGACCCGCATGCCTGTAGGCCGTGCCTGGGAGGCCTTGCGCGAAGATGAGATCGCCTGCCGTTCCATGGGCCTGAACCATGTATTGGTCAAGCTCTCGGCGTTCACCATTGGCGCTTCCACTGCCGGCCTGGCCGGGGTGTTCTTTGCCAGCTACCAGGGCTTCGTCAACCCGTCGTCGTTCACCTTCTTCGAGTCGGCGCTGATCCTGGCCATCGTCGTACTGGGCGGCATGGGCTCGACGGTTGGCGTGGTGATTGCGGCATTTGTATTGACCGTCGCCCCGGAACTGCTGCGCAGCTTCTCCGAATACCGCGTGCTGCTGTTTGGCGTGTTGATGGTGGTGATGATGATCTGGCGACCGCGTGGGCTGATCCGCATCAGCCGTACCGGCGTGACCCCACGTAAAGGAGTGGCGCCATGA